Genomic window (Verrucomicrobiia bacterium):
GCTCATCAAGCAAGGCAGGGGCATCCTTAAACGCAAGCCAACTGACAAGCCATTCGCCGAAGATTGGGCGGAGCACAAGAAGCGAGAACGGGACATCGAGGAGCGCCATGCCCGGTAAGGTGCTCGACAGTTTTGCGCTCATCGCCTACTTCCGCGACGAACCGGGCGCCGAGACGATGGAAAATCTACTCGTGGCCGCGGGCAAGAAGGATACGCCGCTTCACATGACCGATGTGAATTATGCTGAGGTCAAATACTCCATTGTGAAGAAGGACGGCGCAGCAGCTTGGGAGGAGGCCGCAAAGGTCCTTGAGGGCCTGCCGATCGACTTTCACTCCACGACCCGCGCGATGGCTGACAATGCAGCCGATTTCAAAGCGCGATTTAAAATCAGCCTCGCCGACGCGTTCGCCGCCGCGCTCGCGAAAGAAAAGAAAGCCGAACTCGTCACCGGTGACTCGGAATTCAAGACGCTGGAAAAGGAAATC
Coding sequences:
- a CDS encoding PIN domain-containing protein translates to MPGKVLDSFALIAYFRDEPGAETMENLLVAAGKKDTPLHMTDVNYAEVKYSIVKKDGAAAWEEAAKVLEGLPIDFHSTTRAMADNAADFKARFKISLADAFAAALAKEKKAELVTGDSEFKTLEKEIKINWLK